In one window of Arachis ipaensis cultivar K30076 chromosome B06, Araip1.1, whole genome shotgun sequence DNA:
- the LOC107647229 gene encoding protein FAR1-RELATED SEQUENCE 5-like: MENICQLHFADLGLAFEFYNSYAKTRGFSVRKSRSRIVDGKVREKTYVCSCEGYRLEKWNHMKNRVREPKSEARCGCMSKLHVIFNAVTESWVVRDFCDEHNHELVVPKLARMLRSHKKMTEPDISQMNHMKEVGISMPNIFGSLASQCGGYENVNFSIKDMHNQVAKQRRQLPDDLTSAMAYLETLAARDQNLFYSVEKGREGVFRQIFWCDGRCQLDYDLFGDVLAFDATYKKNRYRLPVVIFSGVNHHNQTVVFGAAIVSNERKSTYVWSLKQLLIAMKGKTLTSVITDGHPSMAIAIQEVFPNAHHRLCAWHLMRNATSNIHKPQFTKMFTKLMLGDYEVGVFEQKWEEMVGFFGVEDREWIVDMYGKRNMWAIAHIREKFFAGFRTTSRRESLHAVLKRYVKSRHNLTEFVQHFQRCLSYMRHREDLADFKSSTGQPVMQTHFQQLERSAATIYTRQIFVLFRSMLHKASTLKVTYEEETSSCKIYQVSKFYKPNMIWHVSFHGEQDEFKCSCMRMASIGIPCSHILVVLGFLDIAELPKSLVLRRWTRKAKEGISGYDDMGGLMEDSLAISRRACLAHWYKQIMNEGCLKGDLFNESRDALVNILSCIRAHSGDNNIMEGHAEYMYEDLAKNGSTEIETIRKPKHYSYCRRGGITLLCVP; the protein is encoded by the coding sequence ATGGAAAATATTTGTCAATTGCACTTTGCTGATCTTGGCTTGGCATTCGAATTTTATAATTCATATGCCAAGACGAGGGGCTTCAGTGTGCGaaagagtaggagtagaatagttGATGGAAAAGTTAGAGAAAAAACATATGTTTGTTCTTGTGAAGGGTATAGATTAGAAAAATGGAACCATATGAAAAATCGAGTTAGGGAGCCAAAATCAGAGGCAAGATGTGGTTGTATGAGTAAACTTCATGTGATCTTCAATGCGGTAACTGAGAGTTGGGTAGTGAGAGATTTTTGTGATGAACACAACCATGAGCTTGTTGTTCCAAAGTTAGCAAGAATGTTAAGATCTCACAAGAAAATGACTGAGCCCGACATTAGTCAAATGAACCATATGAAAGAGGTGGGGATCAGCATGCCAAACATATTTGGGTCATTAGCTAGCCAGTGTGGTGGGTACGAGAACGTTAATTTTTCAATTAAGGATATGCACAATCAAGTTGCGAAGCAAAGAAGACAATTACCTGATGATTTAACCTCTGCAATGGCTTACCTGGAAACGCTAGCAGCAAGGGATCAAAACTTGTTCTATAGTGTTGAAAAGGGAAGAGAAGGAGTGTTTCGGCAAATTTTTTGGTGTGATGGCCGGTGTCAGTTGGATTACGATCTGTTCGGGGATGTGCTAGCATTTGACGCCACATATAAGAAGAATAGATACAGATTGCCGGTGGTAATATTCTCGGGAGTTAACCACCATAATCAAACCGTTGTATTTGGTGCTGCGATAGTTTCAAATGAGAGGAAAAGCACCTATGTGTGGTCACTAAAACAGCTTCTCATAGCAATGAAGGGAAAGACACTGACTTCAGTAATTACGGATGGTCATCCATCGATGGCTATCGCTATTCAGGAAGTGTTTCCGAATGCACATCATAGGTTATGTGCATGGCACTTGATGCGTAATGCAACAAGCAATATTCACAAACCTCAGTTTACGAAAATGTTTACAAAGTTAATGCTAGGTGATTACGAAGTTGGTGTGTTCGAACAAAAGTGGGAGGAAATGGTTGGATTCTTTGGAGTGGAAGATCGGGAATGGATAGTAGATATGTATGGGAAAAGAAACATGTGGGCTATCGCTCATATCCGAGAAAAATTCTTTGCTGGGTTTAGAACGACTTCGAGGCGTGAAAGTCTACATGCTGTCCTCAAAAGATATGTTAAATCACGCCATAATTTGACAGAATTTGTTCAACACTTCCAGCGTTGTTTGAGCTACATGCGGCACAGAGAGGATTTGGCAGACTTTAAATCATCAACTGGACAACCTGTGATGCAGACACACTTTCAACAATTAGAAAGGTCAGCAGCTACCATTTATACCCGACAAATTTTTGTGTTGTTCCGTTCAATGCTCCACAAGGCCAGCACATTAAAGGTAACATATGAAGAGGAAACGAGTTCTTGCAAGATTTATCAGGTGTCAAAATTTTACAAGCCTAACATGATATGGCATGTGTCTTTTCACGGAGAGCAAGATGAATTTAAATGCTCATGCATGAGAATGGCCTCGATAGGTATTCCATGTAGTCATATACTTGTTGTTTTGGGTTTTCTAGACATTGCAGAGCTACCAAAATCATTAGTGCTGCGAAGATGGACTAGAAAAGCGAAGGAAGGCATTAGTGGGTATGATGACATGGGCGGCTTGATGGAGGATTCCTTGGCTATCAGTCGGCGTGCATGTTTGGCACATTGGTATAAACAAATTATGAACGAAGGGTGCCTAAAAGGGGATCTTTTTAATGAATCACGAGATGCATTGGTAAATATACTTTCATGTATTAGGGCTCATAGCGGGGACAATAACATCATGGAGGGGCATGCGGAATACATGTATGAAGACCTTGCAAAGAATGGAAGTACTGAGATAGAGACCATAAGGAAGCCTAAGCATTACAGCTACTGTCGCAGGGGGGGCATAACATTGCTATGTGTTCCATGA